The window ACGAGGACGGGAAAGGAGTGAATCTGCATGAGTCAGACACAGCCATTAGTTAAAGTTGAAAATTTAAAGATGCACTTTCCGATCAAAGGCGGAATAATGAGCAAGACCGTTGGCGAAGTAAAGGCAGTCGACGGAATCTCTTTTCACATAAAAAAAGGAGAGACACTTGGCCTCGTAGGAGAGAGCGGGTGCGGTAAGTCCACAACAGGACGCATGCTCCTTAGACTTTTAGAACCTACTGAAGGAAAGATCTATTTTGAAGGCGAGGATATAACGAAATTGTCCTCGAGTGAGATGAGAAAGAAACGCCGCGAGATGCAGATGGTGTTTCAAGATCCCTTTGCTTCACTCAACCCGCGTCATACGGTTGAAAAGATTTTAGAAGAACCATTAATCGTTCATGGTGTAAAAGATAAAGCAGAACGAAAAAGAAGAGTAAAAGAACTGCTTGAAGTTGTAGGACTCTCAAGTTGGCACGCGAAGCGATATCCTCACCAATTTTCTGGAGGACAAAGACAGCGTATCGGGATCGCACGGGCACTAGCCGTGAATCCGAAGCTCATTATCGCGGACGAGCCTGTTTCTGCACTTGATGTTTCCATTCAATCTCAAGTATTAAACCTTTTACAAGATCTTCAAAAAGAGTTCGACCTTACGTATTTGTTTATCGCGCATGATCTTGGTGTAGTCCGCCATATCAGTGACCGAGTGGGAGTTATGTATTTGGGTCATATCGTAGAACTTGCTGACAGTGAGAAGCTTTATGATGATCCAAAACATCCATATACACAAGCTCTTTTATCAGCCGTTCCGATTCCAGATGTGGAGCACCGGAAAGACCGTGTCATCCTGCAAGGAGATGTACCAAGTCCATCGAACCCTCCTGCTGGTTGTCCATTTCACACACGTTGCCCTGCAGCGATGGATCATTGCGGAACCGTAAAGCCTGTTTTAAAAGAAGTTGCTGAAGGCCACTACGCTGCCTGCCACCTTTACGAATAACGGCAGACACGTACATATAAACAAAGGCATAACTAAAATGAGAACTGGGGGAAAGAAGATGAAGAAAAGTTTATTAACTTTATTTGCTTTAATGCTTGCTTTATCTCTAGCGTTGGCAGGGTGTTCATCAGGCGGGGATAGCAGTAGTGGAGGAGACGACGATAAAGTCGATCCAAACAATGTCATGATCTACGGTCGTGGCGGTGACTCTGTTGCACTTGATCCAGCTGTTGTAACTGACGGTGAATCATTCATCGTAACAGAACAAATCTATGAGCCACTAGTAAACTACGGAAAAGATAATACAGATATCGTTGCTGGTCTTGCAAAGAAATGGGAAGTTTCTGAAGATGGCTTAACGTATACGTTCGAGCTTGAAGAAGGTGTGAAGTTCCACGATGGCGAGAAGTTCAACGCTGATGCAGTTGTAAAGAACTTTGACCGTTGGGCACAAAGTAAAGATGGCGAGAAATTTGCATATTACGGATCTATGTTTGGCGGATTTGAAGGTGACGAAGGTCACGTCATTAAAGATGTAAAAGCAGATGGTGAGTATAAAGTAGTTATTACACTAAACAAGCCACAAGCTCCATTCTTGAAGAACGTAGCGATGAGCCCGTTCGCAATCGCGAGTCCTAAGTCATTAGACGGCGACAAGCTAAGCAAAGAGCCAGTTGGTACAGGTCCTTTCAAATTCAAGAGCTGGAAACCAAACGATACGATCGTTCTTGAAAAGAATGCTGACTATTGGGTAAAAGATATGCCGAAACTTGATGGCGTAACGTTTAAAGTAATCAAAGACAACTCTTCTCGTCTGAACGCATTAACAAAAGGCGAAATTGACTTAATGGATGCTCTTAATCCATCTGATATGAAAAAAGTTTCAGACAATGGAAAGCTTCAATTGTTTGAACGTCCTTCAATGAACGTTGGTTACCTAGGATTTAACGTTGAAAAAGCACCATTTGATAAAAAAGAAGTGCGTCAGGCGATTAGCCACTTGATCGACAAACAAGCGATCATCGATAACTTCTATGAAGGAACAGCAGAGCCGGCTAAAAACCCAATGCCTCCTTCAATCGCTGGATACAACGATGAGATTCAAGATCGTGAGTATGACGAAGCAAAAGCAAAAGAACTTTTAGCTAAAGCAGGTATGGAAAAAGGATTTACAATGGATCTTTGGGCAATGCCTGTAGCACGTCCATACATGCCGAACGGTCAAAAAGTAGCTGAAGCGATTCAAGCGAAACTTGCAAAAGTGAATATTAAAGCGAACATCGTAACATTTGAGTGGGGTACTTACCTTGAGAAAGTTCAAAAAGGTGAAGCACCAATGTTCATGTTAGGTTGGACAGGTGACAATGGAGATGCGGATAACTTCCTTTATACGCTTCTTGACAAAGACACGATCGACTCTAACAACTACGCTCGTTATGCAAACGAAGACGTTCATAAACTTTTAATTGAAGCTCAAACAACGGCTGACGAAGCGAAGCGTGAAGAGCTTTACAAACAAGCACAAGTTATCATTCATGAAGATGCTCCATGGGTACCACTTGTTCACTCTAAGCCTCAATTAGCTGGAGCAAGCAAGATTAAAGGATTCGTTCCACATCCTACAGGTTCTCAATCTTTCGCGGACGTATCTTTCGAATAATGTATGGCGGGGAGTATGGCCTAAAATAGCCTGCTCCTCTTTTTTTGGAAAACAACTCGTAACCTAACATACTTGTAATTCTTCTTAAGAAAGAGGTGACCCTATGTTTGCCTATACGATCAGACGGTTAGCAACGCTCGTTCCTGTACTCTTAGGGATGACATTTATCGTGTTCATGATGATTCGCGCTATCCCGGGCAATCCAGCACAATTAATTTTAGGGCAACAGGCCACAAAGGAAGCTGTTGCTGCATTAACTCAGCGACTTGGATTAGACCAACCGTGGTATACGCAATTTATTGATTACTTAACAGGTCTGTTTACAGGAGACCTTGGTGTTTCATTAAAAACAAACGTGCCGATCGCACAAGAAGTTTGGCCATATTTAGCGGCAACGATGGAACTTGCTTTTGTTGCAATGGTTATTGCGATTGTAATCGGAGTTAATGCAGGTATCATTTCTGCATGGTTCCAAAACTCTTGGTTCGATTATACGGCTATGGTTCTTGCGCTAGTTGGTGTTTCTATGCCGATCTTCTGGCTTGGATTGATGGAGCAATATGTTTTCTCTATTCACTTTGATCTTCTACCGACTACGGGTCGAGACAACATTCGTGTCCCAGTTGATCCGATCACGCATCTGTATTTGATCGACACATTGATTCAAGGAAGAATGGATCAGTTTGCTGAGGTAGTCAAACATCTCATCTTGCCAGGAGTTGCACTCGCTACGATTCCGATGGCAATCATTGCACGTATGACACGTTCAAGCATGCTTGAAGTTATGCGTTCAGACTACATCCGAACCGCCCGTGCTAAGGGCATGAAAATGTTCTGGGTCGTGTACAAGCATTCATTGAAAAACGCGTTAATCCCAGTAGTAACAGTTATCGGTCTTCAGACGGGACTGCTATTGGGCGGTGCGATCTTGACTGAAACGATCTTCGGATGGCCAGGCATTGGTACATACATTTATGATGCGATCTCGTACCGTGATTATCCGGTTATCCAATCTGGTATTTTAGTAGTCGCAACGATTTTCGTATTAATCAATCTACTCGTTGATTTGCTGTACGCAGCAATTGACCCGAGAATTAAATTCAAGTAGGAGGGATTAGAATGTCAGAACTCACAAGATCAACACCTCCCGTAGTTCCGCAGCCACAGCATATGCCAGTGGAACCTGTGGAAGACAAAGTAATCTCTCCTTGGAAAGATGCTTGGAGAAGCTTCAAAAAGAATAAGATCGCTCTTGTTGGTTTATCCATCGTTTCAGTGTTTATTGTGATTGCCATATTCGCGGACCTGATTGCCCCTTATGGTATCAGTGAAGGTGAGCTGAGGGATAAACATATCGCACCATCTGCTGAACATTGGTTTGGAACGGATGAATTCGGCCGTGATATTTTAAGCCGTATCATCCATGGTGCTCGAGTCTCCCTCTGGGTCGGTTTTTTCTCGGTAGCTGGATCGGTTATCGTAGGTTCCTTGCTGGGTATCGTTGCAGGGTATTATGGAAGATGGATAGACGGTATCATATCTCGCATTTTCGATATTTTGCTTGCGTTCCCAAGTATCTTACTTGCTATCGCAGTAGTATCTGTACTTGGACCATCATTAAAAAATGCTTTGATCGCAATTGCAATTATTAATATCCCAACGTTCGGACGCTTGCTGCGCTCGAGAGTGCTTAGTGTAAAAGAAGAAGAATACATTACAGCAGCTCGTGCGATTGGAATGAGCGACTTCCGGATTCTGATCCATCATATCCTGCCGAACAGTCTTGCTCCAATTATCGTTCAAGGGACGCTAGCGATCGCAACGGCGATCATTGAAGCAGCGGCACTTGGATTCCTAGGAATGGGTGCACAGCCACCAACTCCAGAGTGGGGTAAGATGCTTGCAGATTCAAAAGACTTTATCATTCAAGCGCCTTGGACCGTATTGTTCCCAGGATTAGCAATCATGCTCACAGTGCTCGGATTCAACCTGATGGGTGACGGTTTACGTGACGCATTAGATCCACGGATGAAGAGTTAAAGTTAGTTGAATGTGAGGAAGCTTGGCTTAGGCTGAGCTTCTTTTTTATGTGGTTTTTTCTAGGAGGGGGGTTAGGTTGTATTTTCGGAATTTTGTTGAACCTGATGTAGGAAGTTTAAGTGATCGAAGCAAGTGGTTAGTTTGGTCGCTAGTTTTTAAGTGTAAGTATTTCATACACTCTCGGTTAGATATATAAGTAGAACATAAATAAGCATAATCCTGCAAAGCTTCAATATGGGCAGTTTTTGAAGCGTATTTACAAGCGGGACAATGCCAAATTCCCCATCTATAATTCATAATAGATTGATCACATAATGGACAAAGCACACCAGTTAATAAATCTTTTTTATCGATTTGAAAAAATTCGCAAATATCTGGATTAAATGATGAATTTACTTTTATAAGAAACTTTAATAGTTTCTTAATTTGTTTCGGTAATAAAATAGTTTGAGTGTGCTTTTGACTGAATTCATGGAATTTTTGTTGAAGACTTGAGCTCTTAATTACTTTTTCATAAGCTTCTTTATATGTAGGAGAAGCTTCAATAATTACATGTGGATGAGTCATTACAACGAGTGATTCGATGGGGATAGGAGAAAATTTTTGTTGAAGAAGAATTTCATTTAGGTGATAACTTTGGCGTTTAACCTGTTCAATTGGATTAGAGAAGGCTTCCTTTTGTCCATTATACGTTCTGATAAGCTGTGAAAATTTATCGTCAAAGTATAAGTGTCCCGCGAAGTTTTTTATTTCTAAAATTGTAATGAAGTTTGGAGTCAAAATTAAAGTATCCATTTGAAAATAATAGTGGTCATGGAGAATTCGTATTCCGTGGACTAAATTCATGTTGGTTTTTGGTAAGTAGCGATAAAAATAGTCTAATGATTTTTCACCTGTGTGACCAGAGGTGAAATTCCGCAATTGTTCTTGAAGAAACTTTTGCTTAATATGATTTTGTGGAATTCTTCTAATTAATTTGGATAATTTGATTACAATAGGTGGAGTTTTTATGGCAGATTTAATAAAACCGCTCCTTTCCATCTTTACAATCAATTACAAATTTAGTTTGTTGCACTTTAAGAGTATTTGCAAACCCTAATATTCTTAATTTAATGCTTAGATTAAAACAATCCCTGAAATTCCACCCATAATCCCGCGAGAAATGAGGTTAATTCCGCGAGTTTTTTCCAAAATTCCGCGAGTTTTTAACGTATTCCCGTGAGTCTATATTCTACAGCATTCACCGCATATTTGATCCGGCCCCCAGCACCTATCACAAACAAAAACCAGCCCTACAAAAAGGACTGGCCCAACGATAATCCATATTCATCTAATCTTCCAACCGCTGATCCAACTGAACCTCACTGTCTTCCTGGTGGTAGTTCTTAAAGCTTTCTACCAGTGTGTTCAGATGTTCCAATTGGTCTGCGTAATCTATGATCAGTGCGAAGACGGGGAACAGTTCGATCCAATCTTCGTTCTCTGGGTTTTTGTAATAGCTCATGATACAGGTCATGAGTGCTTTTTTGTTGATGGCCTCATCCATATCAAGTGTATGCTGCGCACGGATTTTGTCCGTGTACTTCAACAGCATCTGTTCATGGAAGTTGGTCAAACCATCCAACTTTAGTTGAATCAGTTCTTGAAGAGGTTCCGGCATGTTGTTCATCTCATTTTCATGAGAGTGAAGGCTCTTCAACAGTTCTAATGCTTTGTTTGTCGTTTGGATCATCTGGCGGTAAAGAACCAGCTTACGTGTTTTCGTATACTTATTGCTTCTAAAATACGTACGCTCTTCTTTATACAATAAGTAATATTGATCCATCTTAAAGCGGTTTTCTTTTAAGCGTGGCAGATCCTCTTTCAGGGCGCTATGTTCTGTAGCATGACGGGTAATCATGCGAATCCATTTTATGATTTCGTCCGTGTGATCGGATATTTTATAATACAGCTTCGTTTCGTATTTAGGCGGCATGAATACCAGGTTAACTAAGAACGCTGATAAAACACCGAGCATGATCAATAAGAAACGATCGATCGCAAAACCGATAAAGTTCTCTGTATGGCTCTCCATGATTACGATTACTGTAACGATGGATAACGGAATTGTTTTCTCAATCTTCATCTTTAAGTTCGCTGCGATAACAAGTACGACAACAAATCCGATAACAAATGGGTTATTGCCTAATAAAATAACAAAAATAATAGCAAAAAGGGCACCAACCACGTTACCTTGAACTTGTTCTAAAATGGTTTGATACGATCTATAGATGGATGGCTGGATCGCAAATGTAGCGGCAATCGCGGCAAAGGCTGGTTGATCCAATTGAAACAACATCGCTAAGTAGATCGATAAAGAAATGGCTAAACCCGTTTTAATCATTCGGGCTCCTAGTTTCATAACTGCGATAATTCCTTTCTCATAAAAAATGTTAATAATCTCAAACACTATAAACTGTTTCGTCCTTTTAATCAAGTAAATATCTGTTAACAAATTGTGAAAAGTACACACCTATATACCTTATGAAAATCAAACACCCTCTATTACAGGTTTTCCCTTAAATCAAAAAAAGAATCCGTGCGATGACGGATTCTTTCATTTACATATAAAAACTTATAGTGAGCTGAATGCTCTTCCAGCCGCTTCAATCGTTGCTCGAACGTCTTCTTCGGTGTGTGCAGTTGTTAAGAACATCGCTTCGTATTTAGATGGAGCGAGATTGATTCCTTCATGAAGCATATGTTTAAAGTATCTTCCAAAAATCTCACCATCTGTTGCTTCTGCTTGTACATAGTTCTCAATTTTTTCATCGGAAAAATAGAGCGTTAGAGCACCTTTCAAGCGGTTGATCGTTACGGATACACCATATTTCTCAGCTTGTTCAAGCAAACCTTTTTCAAGGATCGCACCCAAGCGGTCCATTTCCTCGTACACGCCTTCTTCTTTTAAAACTTCTAAACACGCAATACCCGCTGATATCGACGCAGGGTTTCCTGCCATCGTTCCTGCTTGGTACGCAGGTCCTAGTGGTGCTACTTTTTCCATGATCTCTTGTTTACCGCCATATGCGCCGATCGGCAGACCGCCACCGATAATCTTTCCGAGCGCTGTCATGTCAGGTTTTACACCTAAAAGATCTTGTGCACCTCCATACATGAAACGGAAAGCGGTGATCACTTCATCATAGATTACAAGTGCACCGTGCTCATGAGTAATGTCGTTAATAGCTTGCAAGAAGCCTTCTTTCGGTTCAACGATCCCAAAGTTTCCAACGATCGGTTCCACTAAAACAGCAGCGATCTGATCACCCCATTTATCCATCGCCTCACGATAAGCGTCAACATCATTAAATGGGACGGTAATCACTTCTTGCGCGATTGATTTTGGAACACCGGCTGAGTCTGGGGTACCTAATGTAGAAGGGCCAGAGCCAGCTGCGACTAAGACTAGATCAGAATGACCATGATAGCAGCCAGCGAACTTGATGATCTTATCGCGTCCTGTGTAAGCACGGGCAACGCGGATTGTTGTCATGACCGCTTCTGTTCCAGAGTTTACGAAACGAACTTTATCCATGGCGGGCATCGCTTCTTTTAACATCTTCGCGAATTTTACTTCAAGAGAAGTAGGCGTTCCGTATAAAACACCGTTTTCTGCGGCTTTCACGATTGCCTTTGTGATATGAGGATGAGCATGTCCGGTAATAATAGGACCATAAGCAGCTAGATAATCGATGTACTGATTGCCGTCTTCATCCCAAAAATATGCGCCTTGTGCGCGTTCCATAAAAACAGGTGCCCCACCGCCTACTGCTTTAAAAGAGCGAGATGGACTGTTTACACCGCCAACAATATGTAGAAGCGCTTCATCATATAGAGCTTCAGATTTCGTGTGATTCATCTATAAATACCTCCTGTAAACGATACGTCAGTTAAGTTCAATTCATATTGTAGCATGAATAAGCGCGAGGAACAGGGATGGGAAACTATAACAAAGCAGTCTCAACTATTTGAGTTTATGAAGGGGATTGAGTAAACTATTCGAGTGCCTTGAGTTTCTCTTGCATGAAATTGGAAAAATGGTTGCTCTTGAAAGTGGTTGATTTCCGCTCTAGGATGCTCGCTTTCCGGGGCAGGCGGTGAGCCCCTTGCCGCTTTGCGCCCTAAGGGTCTCACCTGACCGCTTGTCCTAGCCGAGAGTCTCGCACCTTGCGCTCCAATCAAACGTCAAGCAGCAATCTTTTAAAAAGAGTCTAATACCTATAAAATACGGAGGCATTTCTATGCAGAACATTATAGATGTACAAGGTTTAAAGAAAGAATTTAAATCCTTCTCCAGCCGATCAGGTCTGAAGGGGGCGTTTCGGGATCTTTTTACACGAAACTATACGATTAAGACAGCGGTGGACGACATCTCTTTTACGATAAAAAAAGGAGAGATGGTTGGCTATATCGGAGAAAACGGTGCAGGTAAGTCAACTTCCATCAAAATGCTGACAGGGATTCTCACACCAACTGACGGGAAAATTGTCGTTAACGGTATGAATCCGCATAAAGAGCGGGAGAAATTTGTAAAAACGATCGGTGTCGTCTTCGGACAAAGATCGCAGCTTTGGTGGGATATCGCTGTTCAGGAGTCTTTTAGATTACTAAAGAAGATCTACAATGTTCCGGATCAGCAGTACGAAGAGCATATGAAAGATGTAATTGAAACGCTTGATATAGGGCCGTTACTCGACAAGCCTGTCCGCAAGCTTTCACTTGGACAACGAATGCGCTGTGAACTCGCCGCAGCTTTAATTCATAATCCGCCGCTATTGTTTCTGGACGAGCCGACAATCGGACTTGATGTGCTCGTAAAATTAAAGATTCGTGAGTTTTTAAAAAGAATTAACGAGAAATACGGTACGACGATTCTTTTAACAACGCATGACCTTTCAGATATTGAAGCGCTTTGTGAACGAGTGGTTATGCTTGATGAAGGAAAAATTATCTATGATGGTCCATTAAAAGAGCTTCGTGAAAACTGGGCAGAAGGAAAGCAGATTCAATTCCAGTTTAGTGAAGAAGCGACATTGGAAGAGTTGCAACATCTTACCCAAGAACACCTTGTCGTTTGGGAAAAAGGCGAGAGTGATCTAGTATGGGTTGCTTCGGTTGATGCTGACGAGACCGTGATTTCAGGTGTAATTGGAAAAGTGACAGCAGCTAAAAAGATTGCTGACTTGAAGATTCTTGAGATCTCAACAGAAGAGATCATCCGAAATATTTATGTTGAAGGTGCTGTTCGTCATGGGTAAGTATATCGAGATGATTCGCATCCGTTTTCTAATGATGCTCGCATACCGAACGAATTATTACAGCGGAATATTGATTTACAGCATTAACATTGGAGCTTATTACTTTTTATGGAGTGCCATCTATGGAGGCAAAGAGAACATACAAGGTCTTTCAATCACTCAGATGACAACGTATATAGCTGTTGCGTGGATGGCAAGAGCCTTTTATTTTAACAACATTGACCGAGAGATTGCGATGGAGATTAAAGAAGGAAAAGTGGCCGTTGAGATGGTTCGTCCTTATCCGTATTTAAACATGAAGATGATGCAAGGCTTGGGTGAAGGGATCTTCCGACTCTTATTCTTCTCAGTTCCCGGCATGATCATCGTAGCACTCGTGTTTCCGATTGAGCTCTCTACGAATGCAAGTACATGGTTGTTATTCTTCCTATCAATCACATTCAGTTTTATTATTAACACACAGATCAATCTGTTAGCTGGAATTGCAACTTTCTTCTTATTTAATAATGATGGTTTGATCCGCGCAAAACGTGTTGTGATTGATTTGTTTTCTGGACTTATCTTACCGCTTAGTTTCTATCCGATGTGGGCTCAGAACGTGATGAGCTATTTGCCGTTTCAAGGGATCAGCTATATCCCAAGTATGATTTTTACTGAAGGGTTTAAAGGCTCGCAAATTTATGAAGCCCTTCTTAACCAGGCAATTTGGTCGCTGCTCTTAATCATTCCCGTGTATGGGCTTTGGGTTTTAGCGAAGCGTCAGCTTGTGGTTCAAGGGGGTTAAAAGCAGATGGAGTACATTTCAATCTTTTTTCAATACGTCGGACAATATTTAAAAACAAGACTTACGTATCGTGCCGATATGATCGTCGAAATCTTTTCAGATCTATTATTTCAAGCAGTTAACCTCGTTTTCATCCTAGTCGTTTTTGGACATACAAATCTACTTGCAGGGTGGAGTAAAGACGAGATGATCTTTATTTACGGATTCTTCTTAGTTCCGTTCTCTATCTTTGCTTCTTTCTTTAATATTTGGGATTTTACAGACAGATATATTGTTAAAGGCGAGATGGATCGTATCTTAACAAGACCCGTTCACAGTCTTTTTCAAATTGTTCTCGAACGAATGGAGCTGGAATCACTTTTCGGTGTAGTAACAGGATTAGTAGTCATGTTTTATGCAGGTGATAAGTTGGGTCTCGAGATCAGCTGGTACGATCCGTTCATATTCATCCTGTTGGTAATAGGTGGAGCGCTCGTCTATGCAGGTATCTTTATTGCACTTGCAACGATTGGGTTCTGGTCTGATTCGAGAACAGATATTATGCCGATGATGTACAACATCGGAAACTACGGAAGATATCCGGTTGATATTTATAACAAAGTGATTAAGTATGTGTTAACGTGGATCCTTCCGTTCGCGTTCGTCGGTGTATATCCCTCTTCCTACTTTTTAAAAAGAGAAGAGTGGTATACGTATGCCTTCTTAACACCAGTAGTAGGAATCGTCTTTTTCTTGATCGCTGTAACGTTATGGAACGTTGGAGTAACTAAATATAGAGGTGCTGGTAACTAGTATAAAACCGTTCTCCTTAAGAGGGAGAGCGGTTTTTGTTCTATTGATACTAGATTTGTTTTGCCCCAGCGGAAGCGAGTTACCTGAAAAGGGAATCAACAACTCTCAAAAAAGCAATAGAGAAAACAAAAACAGCTATTTCATTTAAATATAGTTCGTTTATTAAAATGATGTTCTAGATCTTTCGTCATGATATTAATGCAAAGGACAAGTAGGGCAAAAGCGGTCACAGGAACCATTACTATAAAAGGTTCCAGCATAAGTTCTTTGTAATAGGTAGAGATTAATCCAGTCCATTCATTAGAGACCGTTGCATAATTGATGAATTGATCATGCTCCTGACCTGAAGTGATTTGCACACCTCCAATAAAAAGCTGATAGATCGCTAAGTGAAGCATCAGTGTAAGAACTTGTGCAAATTGGCGGCCGACTAAAACAATCAGTCTTGGCCATAAATGGGGGAGAATATGCTTTGTTGTTAGTTGAACGTAAGAAGCACCCATGTGTTTGGAACAATTAACATATTCCGTTCTAGATAACAGTTCAGACGTTTCAGCGATTATTTTCCCAAGCGGTAGAACACCAACGGCAATAAGCACAAGCAACTGAAGAAATAATGTTTCTGAAGTTGAGAATATAGGATCGCTTCTTAATTCGTAAAAAAGAAAAGGAGACAACGTCAGCATTACAATAAGGGACTGTGGAACGTATTGAAAGCTTTGAATCACATCGCTAAACCAGCTGCTTTTAAACAAGCGTTTAAAAAACAATCCCAAAATAAAAGAAATAAAGATTCGTCCTATCGTTATGATACAGGCAAAAAGAATCGTATATTTGGCACCGTCCAC is drawn from Bacillus sp. E(2018) and contains these coding sequences:
- a CDS encoding ABC-2 family transporter protein, with amino-acid sequence MGKYIEMIRIRFLMMLAYRTNYYSGILIYSINIGAYYFLWSAIYGGKENIQGLSITQMTTYIAVAWMARAFYFNNIDREIAMEIKEGKVAVEMVRPYPYLNMKMMQGLGEGIFRLLFFSVPGMIIVALVFPIELSTNASTWLLFFLSITFSFIINTQINLLAGIATFFLFNNDGLIRAKRVVIDLFSGLILPLSFYPMWAQNVMSYLPFQGISYIPSMIFTEGFKGSQIYEALLNQAIWSLLLIIPVYGLWVLAKRQLVVQGG
- a CDS encoding ABC-2 family transporter protein; the encoded protein is MEYISIFFQYVGQYLKTRLTYRADMIVEIFSDLLFQAVNLVFILVVFGHTNLLAGWSKDEMIFIYGFFLVPFSIFASFFNIWDFTDRYIVKGEMDRILTRPVHSLFQIVLERMELESLFGVVTGLVVMFYAGDKLGLEISWYDPFIFILLVIGGALVYAGIFIALATIGFWSDSRTDIMPMMYNIGNYGRYPVDIYNKVIKYVLTWILPFAFVGVYPSSYFLKREEWYTYAFLTPVVGIVFFLIAVTLWNVGVTKYRGAGN
- a CDS encoding ABC transporter permease subunit produces the protein MLSKIPLFFSGLILLLFIVSASIVIPLVLSEPEINPFRYSDALKKLEIPPYSPSKENWLGTDRYGKDLFYVLVDGAKYTILFACIITIGRIFISFILGLFFKRLFKSSWFSDVIQSFQYVPQSLIVMLTLSPFLFYELRSDPIFSTSETLFLQLLVLIAVGVLPLGKIIAETSELLSRTEYVNCSKHMGASYVQLTTKHILPHLWPRLIVLVGRQFAQVLTLMLHLAIYQLFIGGVQITSGQEHDQFINYATVSNEWTGLISTYYKELMLEPFIVMVPVTAFALLVLCINIMTKDLEHHFNKRTIFK